The Amycolatopsis sp. DG1A-15b genome contains the following window.
GGCAGCGGCCTGCTGGGCGCGGGCCAAGCCGTGTTCAGCGCACTGGCCAACGTGCTCATCGCCGTCGTGCTGACCGTGTACTTCGTCGCGGACCTGCCCCGTATCCGCGCCGGCGCCTACCGCCTGCTCCCGCGCTCACGCCGGCCCCGGGCCATCCTCCTCGGGGACGAGATCTTCACCAAGGTCGGCGGCTACGTCCTGGGTAACCTGGCGATCTCCGTCATCGCCGGCGTACTCACGCTGCTCTGGCTGCTGATCTTCGACATCCCCTACCCCGCCCTGCTCGCCATCACTGTCGCCATCCTCGACCTCATCCCCGTCGTCGGCTCCGTCGTCGGCGGCGTACTCGTCAGCCTCGTCGCCCTGACGGTGTCCCTGCCCGTCTTCCTGGCCACGATCGGCTTCTTCGTCGTCTACCGACTCCTCGAGGACTACCTCCTGGTCCCCCGGATCATCGGAGGCGCGGTGAAGATCCCGGCCCTGGTCACGGTCGTCGCGGTGATCGTCGGCGGTGCTCTGCTCGGTGTCATCGGCGCCCTCGTCGCCATCCCGGTCGCCGCCGCCCTCCTGCTGCTCCTGCGTGAGGTGCTCCATCCCCGCCTCGACCGCACCTGACCCCGGAATCGCCGACGATGTCCGGATCGCCGCAGCCGGCCAGACCGGCAATCTCACCCGGCCGCGGGTGTAGAAGCCGGAGTACTGAGAGTATTTCGCGCGCCGGCGGCAGAGCGGGCGCCGTCCTCGGTTTCCCTCCACATCGATCCCTGCGATCGGGACGGGACAGCGATATGACGCCGGAATCGCCCACCAGAACCAGAATGTCCTCCGCGCGGCCGCGCGGGGGTGCGCTTCCCTCACCTCGGCTGGTCTGAAACTCCACGGCGGACCGGCTGGGGCTAACCGCAGCGCTCACGGCCCGGACGGGCTACCTCACCAAGGGCCGTACACCGTGTCCGATGGGACAGTGCGCCGCGGCGGGTCAAGATCGGCGACCCACGTCGTCCGGCTCGACGGTCTCCTCGACCGGGACGGCCACATTCTGTCGATCACCGGCCCGGAACCGGATCACCTCACGCTTCTCGTCGTTCCACCGGAAAGCGGCGGACGCCGCGGGACACCGTGCGCTGATGGCCACCTCCCGCAACGGCACACCGAAGACGGCTGCGAGACCGAAGGCGGGGACGTCCGCTGACCACCCCACCCGCCGAAACCCGAGGAGCCGCCACGATGACCAGAGCCGACACCGGACGTGCGCGGCAGGAACACAAGCGCGTGTACCGGTCCCCCGCCAACCGGCATCGCTACGAGCACCGGACCGCGGGCGAACGGATCGCCGACCGGGTCACCGCATCGTTCGGGTCGTGGCCATTCATCGTCGGGCAGAGTGTGGTCGTGCTGCTGTGGATCGGGCTCAACCTGGTCGCCTGGGCGGGCGGCTGGACACGGCCAAAGCGCTGCGAAACCAGTTCGGTGACCGGATCAAGACCTTCGTCTACGACTACTCACACTGGTCGTCCTACTGGGCCTCGGATGAGCACATCGCGCCGTGCCTGGCTTACTACCTCGGACAGGTGTCCGCCGAGTACGAAATGGCAGGCTGTGACAAGAAGGTCATCGTCGTCGCTCACTCGATGGGCGGGATCGCGACGCGCTGCGCCCTCGCCGACGGTGCCGCGGCGAAGCCGCCGCTTGCGACCGTCGTGCCCTACATCATCACTTTGGGCACCCCGAGCCTGGGATCTCCGTGGGGTGGAACGATGTTTCCCCCAGGGGAAGGAGTATCTGCAGAAGGTGTTCGGAGCCGCGAACCCTCCCGGCGCCAGTGGTGGCGACTGCCTGGCCAGGCACGAAAAAGGACAGCCGCTGCCGAAGAACTGCGCTGACCTGCCACCCTGGTTGCCGAGCGAAGTGCAGCTCACACAGATCGCCGGCGACGTCACGGTCGACCGCAGCGTCTTCGGCCTGAAGCTGTATTCGATCCCGCTGTCCAGCGACGGTATCGTCTCGGTGCCGTCTGCACACGGCTATCCGACGTCCGGTCCGTCGGGAACGCCTCCTGGCGACGGAGCGAAGACCGCAAGCCGCAGCGACACATGCAGGGTCGACTTCGCGCACGTGAAGAACGCCATCGTGAAGCTCGGGTTCGGCAGGCCGGAGTTCCTGGTGGACTACGTAACTTTAAAGGATCTGCAGGCGAACCGGTTCGGTCCGTCGGTGATGGCCTACCTCGGTGCTTCCACGTTCACCGCGGCCTGTTCACACATCCACCTCCCCGTCGACCAGAGCGCGCTGAACCAGGTGACCGAGACGATCAAAGGCGCGCTCGCCGCGCTCACCCAACCGCCGGCCACGAAGGTCATGACTGTCACAGGAGTAAGCAAGGCCGGCGATCCGGCCCCGGGGTTCACGGTCGATGCCAGCGACAACCCGGTGGAGACAGTGCCGTCGCGTTCGCCGGCACCGTGTCCCTGACACTCGCCGTGATGGCGGCTGCCGGCGCGCTGTAGTTGGCCGACCGTCGGTCAGTCCTACCTCTTCGATCCCGGCCGGATGCGGATCATCCGCTACCGCTACCGAGGCACGAAGATCCCGACACCGCGGACCGCCACGAGCTGAGGACCACCAGCCGCCCGGCTGGGACTTGTGGAGAGCCCGGTGCTCAGTAGTGGGCACGCCGGGTTCGTTGGGTCGGCCCGAGGAATCGGACTGGTCGAAAGGCTGGCACCGCGCCTCGGGCCGACCCAACCCGAGCCGAGGGCAAGAAACACACAATGCAGCCCTCATCTGCCTGGCCCGCCGCCGCTGCGACGTCCTCTACGCCATCCTCCGCAACGGCACCCACTACCGACACCCCGAACCAGCTCCTGCACCAGTTGCGGCTTGACCACCCCTGGGAGGGACCCCCGCCGAGTGACCCACTCCCTCGTCCCAGAGACTCCAGCCGACCCGAACGTCCTCGAACGGCACGGCCTCGCGATACCCTGCCGCGCGGATCCGGTGTAACGCCCGGACTCGGGGCACACGACTTCCCGGTGTCCGGGTGCCTGGTGGAGGGAAACGCGTGAGCTGGCAGTTCGGGCCGTACCGCGTCGAGTCGCTGATCGCCCGCGGCGGCATGGGCGAGGTCCTGCGCGCCTACGACACGCGCCACGACCGCGTCGTGGCGCTGAAGCTGCTCGCGCCGGAGTTCGCCGCCGACCGCGAGTTCCAGGAGCGGTTCCGGCGGGAGGCGCACGCGGTGGCGCGGCTGCGCGAGCCGCACGTGATCCCGATCCACGCCTACGGCGAGATCGACGGCCGCCTCTACCTCGACATGCGCTTGGTCGAGGGCGACGACCTCGGCACCCGGCTGGCCGCGGGCGGCGCACTGGCCCCCGCCGAAGCGGTCGACGTCGTCGCGCAGGTCGCCCAGGCCCTCGCCGCCGCGCACGCGGAAGGCCTGGTGCACCGGGACGTCAAGCCGTCGAACGTGCTCGTCGGCGCGACCGGGTTCGCTTACCTCGTGGACTTCGGCATCGCCCGCGCGGCCGGGCCCGGCACGGAACTCACCGCGACCGGCGGCGCCGTCGGCACGCTCGACTACATGGCGCCGGAGCGGTTCACCGACGCGCCCACCGACCACCGCGTCGACGTCTATTCGCTGGCCTGCGTACTGCACCAGTGCCTGACCGGCAGCAAGCCGTTCGCGGCGACGACAGCCGCGTCACTGATCGGCGCCCACCTGCACCAGCCGCCGCCCCGGCCGGACGACCTGCGGCCCGGTCTGCCCGCGGCGTTCAATGCCGTCATCGCGCGGGGCATGGCGAAGGATCCCGCGGCGCGGTTCGGCAGTGTCACGGAACTGGCGGACGCCGCCCGGGCCGCGCTCGGCGGCACGATCCCGGTCCACGCCACCGCTCCCCCGACGCGCCAGGCCACCCGGGTCGCGCCCGTGACCGGAGGGCGGCGGGCTTCGAAGGCGCCTTGGCTGGTCGCCGCGGTCGCGCTGCTCGCTCTCGTGGCCGTCGCCGGGTGGTTCACGATCCTGAAGCCCTCCTCGCAGGCCGGGACGACGACGGCCGGCACGACACCGCCCTCGACGTCGGCGGCACCGTCGACCACGCCACCGTCGACCACGCCACCGGTGACGGCCCCGCCGGTCACGACCACCCAGGTGACCGTCCGGACGTCCGTGGCCACCAGCATCTCCGCCGGCGCCGACCTCGGGCTCGCGACCGCGATGAGCACGCCCGCGTGCGACGGGTCCTTCATCGTGATCCTCGGCTCCGCCGTCACCCCGGCCCGCTACCGCGCCGACGTCCAGCGGTTCCTCGACGCCCACCCCGGCGCGGCCTACCTGCACGCGCCGACCACCGGCTGCGGCTCGCTGCGGCAGCAGCTGAACGGCACCGACATCTACGCCGTCTACAGTGGACCGTTCGCCACCAAGGAGTCCGCGTGCGCGCGGCGCAGCGGCGACGCCTACGTCAAGCGGCTCGACAACGCAACTCCGCCGACACAGGCGATCACCTGCTGAGCCCGTCCCAGGACCGAGCGGGGGCACCAGGGTCAGGCAGAGCGAACAGGGCGTGCTGGTCTGGATCGTCGGGTTCGCCGGCCAGCCGCAGACACTTGCGGCAGCTGACCGGCTGGTGGGTCGGGGTGCTCTCGCCGCCGGCGCCGAGCCCGGACCAGCCTTGGTGGCAGGCGGGCGCGGGCAGGGTGAGACTGTTGATCCACGACACCCAGGCGACCGAGCGTGTCGCAGGACATTTCCGCAGCTATCACAGCCGATGGTCGCAAGCCACAGGCGCAGAGCCGCTGCGTCCCGTTGACTGTGAGTGACCGCGAGCGTGGCGAGTGAGGCATGCCCCTCCGGCTGAGCCCGCGGGGGTGTCGCCGCCGAAAGGTTCAGTCTCTGACCCGGTCGGAGAGAGAAGAGCCGGTCGGTGTCCGGGCTGCTCGGCAGGTTCGGAAGCCGCAGGTTCGGAGGCTGCACCGCGCTGGGCTCCGAGCATCGGCGCGTCACCCATCTCGGTGATTTCAGGGGTGCAGCCAAGGTAAGCCCAAAAGGGGCCATGAGTTGATCTTGAACTGAGTTGTTCCAGTTCAGATCGCCGACGCTGATACGCGGGCCGCCGCGAGGGCGATGGGGCGGTTCGAGAGCAGGAACGGCCGGACCGATGTCGGACCCGGCCGATCGCCGCGACGCAGCCCCCGATCCGTGGACGCTGCCATCGCGACACAGCGACCCTGGATCATCAGGTGGGCCGCCGTTCCCACCACGGGCGGGTGGGGTTATCTGTCCGTTGGCTGGACCGCGGCTGCGGACATCGCTGTGGCGTGCTCGTCATGGTCGCGCAGCATGCGCAGGACGGTGGCGGGTGAGGGATGCTGGCCTTTCTTCTTGCCTTTGGTGATGACGAGGTTCGCGGCGATGTCGCGCCGGCTCATCTTTTGCTGGTCGCGCAGGTGCAGGGCGTGGGAGAGCATGGCTGGGTCGGTGACGGCGGCGCCGCCGATGTTCTTGCCGTGGGCGCGGGCGGATTCGTGGCCTTCGAAAGTGCGGTCGCGGATGTACTCGCGGTCCATTGAAACAACCTGTGAAACGGAATCTCTCTGGACGCGGTCGACTAAATCGCGTGTTTCATAGGTGGTCGCCTATGAAACGAGACCGCCCAGATAGCAATCCGTCCGGGTAACGCGTGATGTCACGCCCACCGGCCCGATTCACGAACGGCCAGCGGACCGCCTTCTGCGGCGTCTGCATCCCACTGGTCCCGATACTTTTTCAGCTTGGGCATGCGCTCTTGCGCTGCCGCACGGCCGCAGTGGTCTCCACCAGCCCTTCATGCTCGCGTCGCCAGGTTCTCAACCATCAGGTTGACAACGCGAGGGTCGGTGGCTACGGTCTTATTCAACCGATGAGTTGAGGAAAGATGGTGGATGAGAGCGCGGAGCGGCTCTCTCGAGTGTTCGCGGCACTGGCCGACCCGACCCGGCGTGACCTGGTGGCCCGGTTGGCTAGCGCGGACGCGACCATGGGCGAGCTGGCGGAGCCGTATGACATGAGTCTGCAGGCGGTCTCCAAACACCTGAAGGTGCTCGAGGAGGCCGGGCTGGTGACCCGCGGCAGGGATGCCCAGCGTCGGCCGGTCCACCTGGACGCGGAGGTGTTCGACCTGATGACGACGTGGATCGAGCGCTATCGCCGGCAGGCGGAGGAGCGCTATCGACGCCTCGACGCCCTGCTGGGCCACATGGCTGACAACACAGACCACACACCCACCCGTAAGGACGCATCATGACCGTGACCAGGCACGAGACCGAGATTGTGGCGGACGAGAAGGTCCCGACGATCGAGATCATCCGGGAGTTCGACGCCCCTGTGGAGCAGGTGTTCCGCACGCATGTGGACCCTGAGCTCTACGCGCGCTGGGCCGGGCCGCGCTCGGTCACCACGAGGATCACCCGGTGGGACGCTTGCACGGGCGGCGCGTGGGCGTTCGCCAACGATCGCGATGGTGCGGAGATCGCTTCGTTCTACGGCAGTTTCCACGAGGTGCGCCAGCACGAGCGGATCGTGTGGACGTTCACCTACGACGGCCAGCCGGACGGTGTCGCGCTGGAGACGATGACCTTCGAGCAGCTCGAGGGCGGGCGGACGCGGCTGCGGGTGCTGAGCGTGGTGCCGGACTTCCCGACCCGGGACGGCATGCTCTCCAGCGGCATGGACGTCGGAATCCGCGAGGGCTACGACAAGCTCGACGAGCTGCTCGTGAACCGCGCCTGAGCAGACACCCACGACTGTCCGCGGTGGCTGTTCGACGTCTCGGTCAGTCCGCACCGGACCGTCAGGTCCGCGCTGACCACGACACCGAACAGCCACCGCGACGTGCAAGGTGGAGCTGGCCGTGCGGCAGGGAATCCGCACGACACAGACAGACCGATCGCGAAGCTGGAGGCCATGACATGACGGCGATCGTCCCGATCACGGCGGAGTCCATCGACGGCTACGATGCCCCGGACCGCCCGTGGTCGCAGGTGCAGGCGTGCCTGGACAAGGACGAAGGCCGGGTGCGTCGCGCCTGGCTGTCCACCACGTGCCCGGACGGCACACCGCACACCATGCCGCTGAGCGCCATCTGGTTCGAGGGCGCCTTCTATTTCAACTCCGGCGCCCGTACCCGAAAAAGCCGGAATCTGGCCGCGAACCCGCGCAGCGTACTCACGTTCTCCGGCGACGGATTCGACCTGGTCTTCCAGGGCATGACCAGCCGGATCACCGACGAGCCCACTGTGGACCGACTGCTGGAGGTCTACCGGGCCAACGGCTGGCCGGCGCGCGTACAGGACGGCCAGTTCTACGCGCCGTTCAGCGCGCCGAGCGCCGGACCGCAGCCGTGGAACCTGTATCAGATGACCGTCACAACCGTTTTCGGACTGGGTGTCGAGGAGCCGTACAGCGCAATGCGCTGGCGGTTCTGAACCGGGAGAACAGGCCCGTTGCGGGTCTGCCATACGATGAGGAGGATGGGATGCATCGGGTAACGTCGAAAGACGGCACGTCGATCGCGTATGACCGGTTCGGGGAAGGTCCGGCGGTGATCCTGGTAGGCGGCGGCATCGTCGACCGGTCGGAGAACGCCCCGCTGGCTCCGGTGCTGGCCACACATTTCACCGTGTACAACTACGACCGTCGGGGCCGCGGCGACAGCGGTGACACCACGCCCTACACCCTGCAACGCGAGTTCGAGGACATCGCGGCCCTGATTGACGATGCCGGCGGCACGGCGCACCTCTACGGCGTGTCCTCGGGCGCGGCGCTGGCCCTGGAGGCCGCCGCCGCACGCCTGCCGATCGCCAAGGTCGCCGCCTACGAGGTGCCCTACGACGTGTCCGAGGGTGCCAGGGAGCGGCACCTCGAATACACCGAGAAGGTGCAGTCGCTGCTGGCCGACGACCGCCGCGACGACGCCATGCGGTTGTTCATGCGGTTGGCCGGCGCTCCTGAGGAGGCCATCGCGCAGGCGCACCACTCGCCGATGTGGGCCGGTTCGATCGCCGTCGCGCACACCCTGGCCTACGACGCGGTGTGTCTCGGCGACGGCACCCCGCCGACCGAGCGGCTGGCCACCATCACGCAGCCGGTGCTGGTGGCCACCGGCGGCACCACCGACGAGACGATGGCCGGGCTGGGCGCCGGCTTCTTCGACGCGGCCGCGGACGCGGTCACGGCCGCCATCCCGGGGGCCGAGCGGGTGATCATCCCGAACCAGGGACACGTCGCCGACCCGCAGGCCGTCGTCCCGGTCATCACCCGCTTCTTCAACGCCTAGAAAAACTGCCGGGCAGCCGCCACAAAGTCCGGCTGCTGTGCGCGTTTCACGACCACGCGGTGTTCGGCGGCACGACACCCACCACGCCGGAGGAGGACAACCCGGACGGGCATTGAATCTCATCTCCGGCGCACTGCCACGATCTACCTTCAAAGCAATAGACCGCGTCCGCCGAGCTGAGCTGACCGGTCACGCGGTGGCCTGGCCGGTCAGCTCAGCCTGCCGCAGCGGCCGGTAGCCACCAGGTCGCGGACTTCGTCGATGGGAAAGGTGTAGGTCCCGTACGGGTTGACGTGCTCCATCAGCGCCGGAGACAAGTGCGCCAGCACCTCCGGTGACACCGGGCCGTGCCGCTGCACGTACTCGTCCAGCGCCAGCTGCAAGTACATCGTGTTGAACGTGATGATCGCGTTGACCACCAGCGACAAGCACAGCGCCTGCTCGGTCTGCTGGTCCAGATGCCGCCTGCGGATCGCGCCCTCGTGGGCGAACGACAGGTCTCGGCGCAGCGAGTGCAGCGACTCGCCCTTGTTCAGCTGCCGGGTGATCCGCCGCCGATACGCCTCATCCGCTAGGTACCGCAAGGCATACACGGTGCGTTGGATAGATCCGTACTCCACCAGGGCCTGCGCCAGCGCGGACCGGCGCGCGGACGCGTGCAGCTCTTGCCGACCACCAGCGACGCGGTGGCGTGCCCGTACTTCAGGCTCACGGAAAGCCGGAGCATCTCCTCCCACTGCTCGCGGATCAGCCGGGTATCGATCGCGCCGGTCAACAGCTTCGCGGCGTGGGGGAACGACGCCGCCAGCTGCCGGCGCGACCCGAGCCGGTGCAGCGTGATCGATCGCAAATCCCGAATCCGCGGCGAGAGGATCAGCCCGGTGAGCTTGAACAGCGAAAACACCGTCAAAGTCCGGCCGGCGGTACCGGTCGCGTGCTCGGTGATCGTGTGCAACAGGTCGGTGGCGTTGCCGAAAATCTCGTCCAGCACATGCACCGCCTCCCGATCGGTCACTGGGATCACCTTCGTGCCACACGTCGAATGCTGATCGGACACGTGGGTATAGGCGGAGATGCCCTCATTGACGAAATAGCGGCTCATCGCCCGCGCGGTCAACGACTTGCCCTTCATCGGAAACCGCTGACCGTCCGAAGAGGACATCGTGCCGCCACCCCACGCCCCGGCCATCGGCAACGTGTGGTGGTAGTTCGCCACCGACGCCCCAGCCTCGCGCAGCGTGTCCTCGCAAATACCACTGCGTGGTCCAGGCCAGCTTGTCGTAGGTCAGACCGGTCGACTCGGCCATCGCGGTGATCCCGAAATTGCACGCCTGCGCCAGAACCGCAGCGTAGAGCTGGGCCAACAGCGCGTCATCGCGAGTGGACTTCCCGCCAGCATGGGTGAGCTTGTCGGAGAACCCGGTCCACCGGTCGACCTCGATCAGCAGCTCCGTGATCGGCAACCGGGGCAGCAGCTCGACCAGGCCCATCCGGACCGTCTCGACCTCATCGGGCACCTCCTCAGCGGTCAGCTTGCTGATCACCAGCGCGCCCTGATCAGACACCCGCACCGGGCCGTCACGACGTTCCAGCAGCGGCTCCAGCCCCAGCAACGCCTCCCGCAACTGCTGCTCCGCCTGCGCCTCATCAGCGGTCACGGGCACGGGAGCCTCCGGGCTGTCCTGGGCCACTGCGGCCAAGACGGCCGCCGCCGGCGCGGCACTGGTCACGATGGTGACGATCGAGGTCAGAGCACGTCCAGCCAGACGCCACCGACGGCTCCTGCGGGCGAAGCCACGACGACCCGGGCCGACTCCTGACCGCTCCGGCAGGGTGCTCCCAGTTGCCGCGACCAGCTCCCGTAGTTGAGTGTCTACGGTCTTGATCTGCTTGTCGATGCGGTCAAGCTCAGTGACCGAGTCCGCGGCCAGCCGCCGGCGGGTCCTGCCCACGACATCACGCGGCTACACCGAGGCCAGCAGCGCGCGAGCGTGGGGCCGCCGGGAAGTGAGTTCCAGCAGCAGACGGTGCAGCCGGTTGACCGGCCAACCGTCGGCCATGAACACGTGGACTCAGCCGGGAGCCTGGATCTCGTCGTCGCGGCCGAGGTCGCTGTCGAAGTACGTGACTCGCCAGTCGGGGCTCACCTGGGCTCGCACCTCTTCCGCCAGGCGGCGGCCCCGGGCGACGAACTCCCGCTCCTCCGCTCCGGCCATAAAGCTGGAGGCTTTCGGGTCGTCACGGTTCAAGGTCGCGGTGTACTCGTCCGCCCAACGGTTCAGCTCGCCCACCAGAGCCGGGCTCAACCCCAGCTCGGGATCCGCGGGATCGACGTTTTCCATCCTCGGCGGCGCGAACACCCACAACGCCCAGCAATCGTAATCCGCCAGAACCCTGAGCGTCTTCTCCGCTGTCATCACGAACCCTTCGGATTGGGGGCCGGACCGACCGCGCAACACGTGCCCGGCGGCCGGCTCAGCGGTCGAGGAGCGCGTAGATCCGCTTGGCGCCGTCGGCCACTTTGGCGACCGCAGACGGTCCGGTGATCTCGTGCGAGGTGAGGCTTACTCGGACCATTGTGCGGCCGACGTGGAAGTAGACCGTGGCTCCGCCGGTCACACTGTCCCCCGGTGCACCGCAACTGACGTCGCCGACGGGCTGCGGCAGGGAGCTGTTGTCCTTTGTCGTCGCCTCGTAGGCGCACACGCGCTGGACGTCGTCGGCCGCGACGGCAGGGCCCTCCGCATAGATCGTCTGCTCGACGGACAGGGTCGCCGCATCCCGTTCGGTTCGGTCGAGCAGGGACATGCGTTGACAGGTGATCTGGATCGCGTGGTTGTTCACCACGTCGTTCTCGTCCACGCTGAACAAGTCCTTCTGGAGGCCGCCGGTCGGCAGGCCGGTGACCGTGGTGAAGACCTCGGGTGGCATGGCGTCGCACGGTTTCGCGGTCAGGTTGTAGGGCTCCGGATAGCTGCGGTCCGGCATCGGCCTGGGGCCTGCGGCGATGTTCTTGGTGATGCCGTCGATGAGTTTGGCCAGTGCGTTTTCGCCGTCCGCTATCGCGGAGAAGTGGTCGACTTCGAGGGTGAAGGCGTTGGCCGCGCCGTGACCGCCGTCGGTGAAGGCCACCGTGACTTCGCCGTCGCCTTGATCCGGGCGACGGTGGTACTCGACGCCGTTGGCGATGCCGGGCTTCCCCGCTTGCGCCGACGTGGCAAGGCGCCAAGCGGAAGCGCTCGAGAGCTTGACATTGAGCGTCGTGAGAGTGATGTGCGGTTCGTCGCGGTGGCCGACGGCTCGTTGGAGGTAGCCGCCGCAGGAGATCGGTTCGAACGTGGTGCCGGCCAGCTCCGGACGGTCGGCGCCCGGGCTGAGGCGGGTGCCACCGGCGAGAGTGTGGTCGGTGTACTTCACCGCAGGGCACCTGGTCCGGCCGGCTGAGTCTCCGGCGCCGGGCGGCAAGCCGAGAGTCCGAGCATCGTCGCCAGAACGACGGCAGCCCAAAGACGGTGAGTCATCCATACCTCCCCAGAACGGTCGGCAAACTATGGCACCAGCGGACCTGCCCGAGCGACACGGGTATGTCACCGGCTCCGCGGGTCGCGCCCGCGGCACGCGCAGGTACCTGCGAAAGCAGGCTCCGCGCCAGCTTCCGGCACGGGATGCGGGTCGCCGAGGCGGACCTCAGGCGGAGTTGCACCGCGCAAGTCAGTGCGACGCCCCGAACTGGTGTCAGCTGTATGTCCAGCTGGTCCCGGTTCCTCGGTACTGCTCGACGGGGATGGGCTGTATGTCCTCGCGCATGCGGTCGGTGTAGAGCGTGCCGTGCAGGTGTCGACCTCGTGGGCGACGAGGCGGGCGATACCGCGCTCGAACACGGTGATCTTGGTCGTGCCATCGATCGTGGTGTGCTCGACGTGGATGATATGCGGTCGTGGGACCTGGCCGCGGACGTCGAAGAACGACAGGCATCCTTCGTACTGCTCGTCGGTGTCGCCGGCTGTTTCGATGATCGTGGGGTTGAACAGGGTGATCGACTCGCCGTCCGGGGTGCGCACGATCGCGGCAGCGCGGTCGATGCCGATTTGCGGCGCGGCGATACCCATGCCTTTGCCGAACGTGTGGGCCCGGGAAACACGCTCAGCAGCGGAATTCAGGGCGGTGACGACCCGGCGGGCGTCTTCTGCTTCGGCCGGGAGGTCGAAGCAGCCGCGCGGGGCGGCGCAGCCCTCACCCGCGTCACCAACGTCACGACCCGCAACAACTAGCCGGCGGGCTGCCGCTGAACAGCGTGCGTCGGCGCGCCACGTTCGTCATCCTCAGCGCGGTGCTGGTGGCCGGCGCCGTGGTGGCGACCATCGCTCCCGGACTGCGCACCACACCGATGCTGGCGCCGGCCACCGTACAGCTCACGCAGGATCGGTCAGCGCTGCACGAAAACGCTGTTGGCGGCGAACGTGATCGAAGGCTTCTGCGAGTTGCCTTCGATCAGGAACGGGTGGCCGGTGCAGTTGTCGCTCTGGAACATCGCGGCGGCTTTGCTGCTGGTGTTGATCGCCGACCGGACCCGGTTTCCCCAGCCGTGCTCCACCAGGTCCACGCACGCACTCGGGTTGGGCGGCAACGGCAGGACGTTCATGGAGGCACCGTTGAAGTCGGACTGGTCCCACATGCACAGTGTGTCGGTGAACGGGCAGGTGCCTGCGGCGT
Protein-coding sequences here:
- a CDS encoding AI-2E family transporter, producing MTAAAGVAVTYGLVRIIVGLQDVLVLIGLALFLAIGLEPAVAWLTRHRFPRWLAVTTVFVAGLLAVGGFLTAAIPVVVEQASQFIAKAPAYLREAQDHSTLLGRLNERFHLQQQVESLVSGSALGSGLLGAGQAVFSALANVLIAVVLTVYFVADLPRIRAGAYRLLPRSRRPRAILLGDEIFTKVGGYVLGNLAISVIAGVLTLLWLLIFDIPYPALLAITVAILDLIPVVGSVVGGVLVSLVALTVSLPVFLATIGFFVVYRLLEDYLLVPRIIGGAVKIPALVTVVAVIVGGALLGVIGALVAIPVAAALLLLLREVLHPRLDRT
- a CDS encoding serine/threonine-protein kinase; the encoded protein is MSWQFGPYRVESLIARGGMGEVLRAYDTRHDRVVALKLLAPEFAADREFQERFRREAHAVARLREPHVIPIHAYGEIDGRLYLDMRLVEGDDLGTRLAAGGALAPAEAVDVVAQVAQALAAAHAEGLVHRDVKPSNVLVGATGFAYLVDFGIARAAGPGTELTATGGAVGTLDYMAPERFTDAPTDHRVDVYSLACVLHQCLTGSKPFAATTAASLIGAHLHQPPPRPDDLRPGLPAAFNAVIARGMAKDPAARFGSVTELADAARAALGGTIPVHATAPPTRQATRVAPVTGGRRASKAPWLVAAVALLALVAVAGWFTILKPSSQAGTTTAGTTPPSTSAAPSTTPPSTTPPVTAPPVTTTQVTVRTSVATSISAGADLGLATAMSTPACDGSFIVILGSAVTPARYRADVQRFLDAHPGAAYLHAPTTGCGSLRQQLNGTDIYAVYSGPFATKESACARRSGDAYVKRLDNATPPTQAITC
- a CDS encoding metalloregulator ArsR/SmtB family transcription factor, coding for MDESAERLSRVFAALADPTRRDLVARLASADATMGELAEPYDMSLQAVSKHLKVLEEAGLVTRGRDAQRRPVHLDAEVFDLMTTWIERYRRQAEERYRRLDALLGHMADNTDHTPTRKDAS
- a CDS encoding SRPBCC family protein — encoded protein: MTVTRHETEIVADEKVPTIEIIREFDAPVEQVFRTHVDPELYARWAGPRSVTTRITRWDACTGGAWAFANDRDGAEIASFYGSFHEVRQHERIVWTFTYDGQPDGVALETMTFEQLEGGRTRLRVLSVVPDFPTRDGMLSSGMDVGIREGYDKLDELLVNRA
- a CDS encoding pyridoxamine 5'-phosphate oxidase family protein — translated: MTAIVPITAESIDGYDAPDRPWSQVQACLDKDEGRVRRAWLSTTCPDGTPHTMPLSAIWFEGAFYFNSGARTRKSRNLAANPRSVLTFSGDGFDLVFQGMTSRITDEPTVDRLLEVYRANGWPARVQDGQFYAPFSAPSAGPQPWNLYQMTVTTVFGLGVEEPYSAMRWRF
- a CDS encoding alpha/beta hydrolase — translated: MILVGGGIVDRSENAPLAPVLATHFTVYNYDRRGRGDSGDTTPYTLQREFEDIAALIDDAGGTAHLYGVSSGAALALEAAAARLPIAKVAAYEVPYDVSEGARERHLEYTEKVQSLLADDRRDDAMRLFMRLAGAPEEAIAQAHHSPMWAGSIAVAHTLAYDAVCLGDGTPPTERLATITQPVLVATGGTTDETMAGLGAGFFDAAADAVTAAIPGAERVIIPNQGHVADPQAVVPVITRFFNA
- a CDS encoding Tn3 family transposase, with amino-acid sequence MRYLADEAYRRRITRQLNKGESLHSLRRDLSFAHEGAIRRRHLDQQTEQALCLSLVVNAIITFNTMYLQLALDEYVQRHGPVSPEVLAHLSPALMEHVNPYGTYTFPIDEVRDLVATGRCGRLS
- a CDS encoding peptide deformylase: MGIAAPQIGIDRAAAIVRTPDGESITLFNPTIIETAGDTDEQYEGCLSFFDVRGQVPRPHIIHVEHTTIDGTTKITVFERGIARLVAHEVDTCTARSTPTACARTYSPSPSSSTEEPGPAGHTADTSSGRRTDLRGATPPEVRLGDPHPVPEAGAEPAFAGTCACRGRDPRSR
- a CDS encoding peptidase inhibitor family I36 protein gives rise to the protein MRNRRALTKSGAALAILLASVTTQVVTASPADAAGTCPFTDTLCMWDQSDFNGASMNVLPLPPNPSACVDLVEHGWGNRVRSAINTSSKAAAMFQSDNCTGHPFLIEGNSQKPSITFAANSVFVQR